DNA from Pseudomonadota bacterium:
ACTGCGCGCTCGATGTCAAAGGTGACTGTCCCAATTTTGGGGTTAGGCATCAAGCCCCTGGGGCCTAGAATCCGGCCTAATTTTCCAACCACCCCCATCATATCAGGTGTGGCTACCGCTTTATCGAAATCGAGCCAACCATCTGTGATCTTCTTCGCCAGATCATCACCCCCGACAAAATCGGCCCCGGCGGCTTTCGCTTCAATTTCCTTTTCACCCTTGGCAAAAACCACGACTCGAGCACTCTTGCCTGTCCCATGGGGCAGGACTACCGCGCCGCGAACCATTTGATCAGCATGACGAGGATCAACCCCCAGTCGCACGGCCACATCAACACTTTCATTGAATTTCGCCACCGGCATGGTTTTCAACAGTTCCAAAGCCTCGCCCAGCGCATATTTTTTCTGCGAATCAACCCCTGCGCGCTTGGCCAGATAATTCTTTCCTCGTTTAGCCATTATTTCCTCATAAATTGAAATGGTCTTATAAAAACACCCAAGGACCAGCGTCTCGAAAGCTTAGGCTATGGTACAGGGCTTAACAGTGCCGCTCAAGGCCTTTTTCTGAACTTTATTGCCGCAGGTGCTTTAACCTTCCCATCAGTAATTGATCTATTTATCAAATTAA
Protein-coding regions in this window:
- a CDS encoding 50S ribosomal protein L1 is translated as MAKRGKNYLAKRAGVDSQKKYALGEALELLKTMPVAKFNESVDVAVRLGVDPRHADQMVRGAVVLPHGTGKSARVVVFAKGEKEIEAKAAGADFVGGDDLAKKITDGWLDFDKAVATPDMMGVVGKLGRILGPRGLMPNPKIGTVTFDIERAVRDIKAGKVDFRVEKAGIVHAPVGRLSFAAENLQENIAALIETLIRLKPSSSKGNYLRGFTLSSTMGPGIRIDLASL